The genomic segment TCCGGCTTCGAGCGTGAAGGTGTAGTGGCGTCCCTTGGGGTCGGTGAGCTGGACCTGGTCCCCGACTTGGAATGGGCCGCGACGGCGGGCGGCACCGGTCGGTTCGGACATGTGAACAGCGTAGCTGCTGTTTCTAGGGGCTCGGTTCGCCGCCGGGTGGTTCTGCAGGGCCCTTGGTCCGGGTCAGACCTGTGGCCTGGCCATCGCCGCAAGGAACGCCTTCTCCACGTCCGCCGTGGACAGCACCCCGTAGATCTCGCCCGTCGGCTCGACGACCAGGTACTCCGTCGACGGGGTCGCCCGCAGGGTGTCCAGCAGGTCCTCGCCCGCCAGTTCCGTCGAGACCCTCATGCCCGGCTTGAGGTCCTGGGCCAGGCCGCTGACCGCGACCCAGGGGCGGCGGTGCTCGGGGATGCCGACGATCGCGGCCTCGCGGACGACCGCGGTCGGGTCCCCCTGGCCGTCCACGACGACCAGGGCGCGGGCGCCGGCCTCGTTGGCGCGGCGCAGTGCCTCGGACAACGGGGTGTCGGAGCTGACGGGCACGGCGCGCCGGGTGAGGGTGCGGGCCCGGAGGTCGGGGAGGCGTTCGCGCAGCCGGGCCATGCGCAGGCTGTTCCCGGCGCCGGTCCAGATGATGGCGGCCAGGATCGCGGCGAGCAGGGCGTCGGTGAGCGAGTCGAATCCGCTGCTGTCGGCGGTGTCGTTGTACGTGAGCAGCGGCAGGCCGAGGACCGCGATGGCCAGTGCGCGGCCGGTCCAGGCGGCGGCGACCGTGCCGCTCATCGGCTTGCCGGTGATCTTCCAGACGACGGCCCGGAGCATCCGGCCGCCGTCCAGCGGGAGGCCGGGCAGCAGGTTGAACACCGCGACGATCAGGTTGCTGATCATGAGGCCGGCGAGCAGCACCCCGGGGACCGTGCCGGGCTCGACGACCTTCATGCCGCCGTAGAAGACACCGGCCAGCACCAGGGAGAGCAGCGGGCCGACGAAGGCGAGGACGAACTCCCTGCCCGGCGTCTCGGACTCCTTCTCGATCTCCGAGACACCGCCGAAGAACTGCAGCTGGATGCGGCGCACGGGCAGGTCGAAGCGCAGGGCGGCGACGGTGTGCGCGAGCTCGTGGATGAGCACCGAGGCGTAGAAGGCGACGGCGAAGAAGAGCGAGACGAGGTAGCGGATGTTGCCGAGTTCGGGCAGCACCTTGTCGAGCTGGCCGCCGAAGACCCAGGTGATGAGGGCCGCGACCAGGAACCAGCTGGGAGCGACGTAGACGGGCACACCGAAGATGCGGCCCATGAGGATGCCGCCGCCGGCTTCGCGCGGGCCCTTCTTCGGCCCGTTCCCCGGTTGGGCCTGCGTGCCCTGGGACGGCGGCTGCCCGCTCTCGCTCACTGGTTCCCCTCGTTCATGTGTGAACCCTCGCAATGGCCGAATCGATCATGCAATGCGAGGGGCTCTGCCGTCGATGGTATGGCCCGGTGGTCCGTGGCCGACACCGGCTGTCGGTGGGAGGCCGTAGGGTCGTCTGCCATGGGCACCAGCACCTCAGACATCCCTCCCCGGCCACCGTCGTCACTCTCCCCGTCACGGGCGTCGGACTTCATGCGGTGTCCGCTGCTGTACCGGCTGCGGGTGATCGACAAGTTGCCGGAGAAGCCGAGCGAGGCGGCCACCCGGGGCACCGTGGTGCACGCGGTGCTCGAACGGCTCTTCGACTCCCCCGCTGTCGAGCGTACGGCGGACCGCGCCCGTTCGATGGTTCCGGGCGAGTGGGAGAAGCTGCTGGCCGCCCGGCCCGAGCTGGCCCAGCTCTTCGAGGTGGCGGACGGGCCCGGCCTCACCCGGTGGCTGGAGAGCGCCGAGCAGCTCGTCGACCGCTGGTTCACGCTGGAGGACCCGACGCGGCTGGAACCCGCCGAGCGGGAGCTGTACGTGGAGACGGTGCTGGACTCGGGGCTGACGCTGCGCGGGTACGTCGACCGGCTGGATGTGGCGCCGTCCGGCGATCTGCGGGTGGTCGACTACAAGACGGGCAAGGCGCCCCGCCCGGAGTACGCCGGCGAGGCGCTGTTCCAGATGAAGTTCTACGCGCTGGTGCTGTGGCGGCTGCGCGGAGTGGTGCCGCGCCGGCTGCAGCTGGTCTACCTGGGCAGTGGCGACGTGATCATGTACGACCCGTCGGAAGCGGACCTGCTGAGCGTGGAGCGCAAGCTGCTGGCGCTGTGGGACGCCATCCGTGCGGCCACGGCGACCGGTGAGTGGCTGCCGCGGCGGACCAAGCTGTGCGGCTGGTGCGACCACCAGACGGTCTGTCCGGAGTTCGGGGGCACTCCCCCGCCCTATCCGCTGCCGCTCCCGGGGCCCGCGCCGTCCGGTGACGACGTGATCTAGGCAAGAATGGGGCGGGACCGGCAACGACGAGGGAGATCTTGTGGCGATTCGCGTCCTACTGGTGGACGACCAGCCGCTGCTGCGTACCGGCTTCCGCATGATCCTGGAGGCCGAGCCGGACCTCGCCGTGATCGGTGAGGCCGGGGACGGCCAGCAGGCTCTGGACCAGGTGCGGGCGCTGCAGCCCGACGTGGTGCTGATGGACATCCGGATGCCGCGGATGGACGGGGTCGAGGCGACCCGCCAGATCACCGGCCCCGGGCGGGACGGACCGGCGAAGGTCCTGGTGCTGACCACCTTCGACCTGGACGAGTACGTGGTCGAGGCGCTGCGCGCCGGTGCCAGCGGCTTCCTGCTCAAGGACGCGCCGGCCGCCGAGCTGGTGCAGGCGATCCGGGTGGTCGCGGCGGGCGAGGCCATGCTCGCGCCCAGCATCACCCGCCGGCTCCTCGACAAGTACGCGGGGCGGCTCCCGTCCGGCGAGGAGTCCGTGCCGCAGCCGCTGCACACCCTCACCGAGCGCGAGGTCGAGGTGCTGAAGCTGGTCGCCCGGGGGCTGTCGAACGCGGAGATCGCGGCGGAGCTGTTCGTCAGCGAGACGACCGTGAAGACCCATGTCGGGCACGTGCTGACCAAGCTGGGCCTGCGCGACCGCGTCCAGGCGGCGGTGTACGCGTACGAGAGCGGGCTGGTGCGCCCCGGAGCCGGCTGAGCGGGCCGCGGGCGGCGTCGTGATCGCACCGCGGGGTCGGTAACGTCCCCGCCATGCAGACCACTCTCCACGGCGCCTCGGTCACGCTGCGTCCGGCCACCGCCGCCGACATTCCCGCACTCACCGCGATCCGCTCGACCCCGGAGGTCTACGAACGGTGGCACGGTGACCGCGACGACATGGCCGCGTCCATCGCCGAGGACTTCGCCGAGCCGGACACCGAGGTCTTCGTCATCGAGCACGAGGGCCGCGTGGCGGGCGCGATCCAGTGGGGCGCCGAGGAGGAGCCCGACTACCGGCACGCGAACATCGACATCTACCTCGACCCCGCCCGCCACGGCCGCGGGCTGGGCACCGACGCCGTGCGGACCCTCACCCTGCATCTGATCACCGCACACGGGCACCACCGGCTGATCATCGATCCGGCGGCCGACAACACCGCCGCCATCCGCTGCTACACCAAGGTGGGATTCCGGCCGGTCGGCATCATGCGCGACTACGAGCGCGGCCTCGACGGAACATGGCACGACGGCCTCATGATGGACCTGCTGGCCCGGGATCTTCCTGTTGAGGACAGAACCTGGCGTGGTCCGAGCGATCCCGGGCGCTCTGTCACACCCCCCGCCTAGGATGACCGGGACGGCTGGAGCTGACGGCCGACGGTCGACAAGGGGCCCTCGATGAGTGATCTCGCGGCAATGGACGGCGTGGCTTCGGAGCTGCAGTTGGAGCGGCACCGGGTGGAGCTGACGGGTTACTGCTACCGGATGCTGGGATCGGCGTTCGAGTCGGAGGACGCCGTCCAGGAGACCCTGGTGCGGGCGTGGCGCGGCTTCGACCGGTTCGAGGGCCGGGCGTCGCTGCGGTCGTGGCTGTACCGCATCGCCACCAACGTCTGTCTGGACATGCTCAAGGCGCGCGAGCGCCGGGCCCGCCCGATGGATCTCGCGTCCCCCGTCTCGTCCTCGTCGCCGCTGACTCCGGCACTGCCGGAGGCGACGTGGATCGAGCCGATGCCCGACGGCCGGATGCTGCCCTCGGGCGGCGATCCGGCCGAGGTGGCCGCCCAGCGCGATTCGGTCCGGCTGGCGTTCGTCGCCGCGCTGCAGCACCTGGCGCCCCGGCAGCGCGCGGTGCTGATCCTGCGGGAGGTGCTGGCGTGGAAGGCGAGCGAGGTCGCCGAGCTGCTGGACACGACGGTGGCGTCGGTCAACAGCGCGCTGCAGCGGGCCCGTTCGGCGCTCGCCGCCAGTGATGTCACCACCAGCGACCCGGCCCGGCCGATGGACGCGACGCAGCGGGCCCTGCTGGCCCGCTACGTCGACGCCTTCGAGCGCTACGACCTGGATTCGCTCACCTCGCTGCTGCGGGAGGACGCGACCCTGTCGATGCCGCCGTACGAGCTGTGGTTCCGCGGACCCGCGGACATCCGCGGTTGGATGCTCGGGACCGGCATAGGCTGCGCGGGCTCGCGGCTGCTGCCGGTCACGGCGAACGGCTCACCGGCGTTCGGCCAGTACCGGCCCGCTTCCGACGGCGGGCACGAGCCGTGGGCGCTGCAGGTCATCGAGATCTCAGGGGACCGGATCACCGGGATCAACTCGTTCCTCGACACGGCGCACCTGTTTCCGCTGTTCGGCCTGCCCCCACGGCTGGAGCCGTAGGCCCCGACCGGTGCTGTCGGCTGCCCCCGCCGGCTCCAGGGGCAGCACGTCCCGCAGCCCCGCCAGGGCCAGCAGGCCGCACAGCCGCCCGTCGGCGTTCCGCAGCCGTATCCGGCTGCCGAGCCGCCGGGCGGTGAGCTGCAGACGGGCCAGGGTTTCGACGGTGACCGCGTCCGGGTCGGTGAGGGCGGCCACGTCACAGGTCACCCAGCCCGGTTCCGCGCCGTGCAGCCGGTCCCGCAGGCACGCGCACAGCTCCGGTATGCCGGCGCGGGTGAGCGGGCCGGCCAGGACCCAGACGACCGCGTCCGGGCCCTGCTCCGGCTGCCGTTCGGTCCCCTCCCGCACCTCATCGGCTGCACTCAACGTCGGCCTCCTGTCGTGGGTTCTCCTACGACAGACCTGCCGGCCGGGCAGAACTCATCGCCGGCGGGGCGTCCCTGCCCCGCGGTACCCGGCCCCGTAGTGCCTAACGGGCCGGTCCGGCGCCTGCTCCCGCGGCCGCTTCGACGACGTCCGCGACGGCGCAGCTGACGTTGTCGGGCCCGCCGCCCGCGTTGGCCAGCCCGATCAGCTCGCGGACGGCCTCCTCGGGGTCGGTGACCGTGGCGAGCACCTGGTGGATGTCCTGGCCGGGCACCACGGCGGTCAGGCCGTCGGAGCACAGCAGATAGCGGTCGCCGGGGAGCGCGTCGTGCAGGCGCAGATCGGCGGCGGACGCGTCGCCGCCGTCGAGAGCCCGCAGCAGCAGCGTCCGCTGCGGGTGCGAGGCCGCCTCTCCCGGGCTGATGCGGCCGTCGTCGACCATCGACTGGACGAGGGTGTGGTCGTGGGTGATCTGGAAGAGCTCGCCGCCGCGCAGCAGATAGGCGCGCGAGTCGCCGATGTGGACGAGGGCGAGCTGGGAGCCGGTCCACAGCATGGCCGTCAGGGTCGTTCCCGGCCCCTGCGGCGCGCCGTCGGTGCCCGCGAGGCCCCGCACCGCCTCGTTGGCCTCCTGTACGGCGTTCTCGAGGGCGTTGAGGAGACCGCCGGCGGGGATGCCGGGGCCCGTGGTGCCGGTGCGGGTGCCGTCGGCGAGGTCGAGGCGCTTGAGCGCCTCGATGGCGGCGGCGCTCGCGGGCGCCCCGCCGGCGCCGAATCCGTCGGCGACGGCGAGCAGCCGGGCGTCGGCGTAGGCCGCGTCCTGGTTGCTCTCGCGGATCAGGCCGGTGTCGGTGAGCGCGGCGTAGCGGATCGCCAGAGCTGCTCCGGTGCGTTCCATGACGGTGTCCTTCCGTGACAGGTGGTCGACGAGGAAGGTCGCGAGGTCCCGCCGGGCGTCGGTGTCGGACTCGACCTGTGCCCAGAACGCGGCGACGGCCCCGGCCGCCGCGGCGGGTGCCAGATCGCACACCACCCGGATCCGTGCCAGCGGCATGCCGAGCCGGCGGAGCCAGGCCACCAGCCCGGCCCGTTCCAGCTGCGCCGGATCGTAGAACCGGTAGCCGGTCAGCGGGTCGACGCGGGCGGGCGGCAGCAGTCCGAGTTCGTCGTACAGCCGCAGCGCCTTGGGCGACAGGCCGGACGCGTGCCCGAACTCCCCGATCGTCAGCAGCACCGTGCTCGCCTCCTCCTGCCGGGCGGTGTGCCCGGCTGCCCCGATGCTGTGGTCTGCCCCAGGGACAAGGTCAACCCCGGCCGCCCCGGCGCAGCGGAACGGGTCCGGACGACAGTGTCGTCCGGACCCGTTCCAGTGTCCTGATCAGCCCGTCACACCTCGTCCCAGCTCCCAGAACTGGGTCGTGGAGGACGCGTTGAGGGTCCATTCGGTGCCCGTGATGTCACTGCGGGCGGCGAGGTACTGCTTGCCCTGCCACAGCGGCAGCATCGGCACATCGCTGGCGATGATGTTCTGCATCTGGGTGAAGTCCGGGAAGGTGGCGCTGCGCTGCGTCTTCTGCCGGGTGGAGTTGATCAGCTGGCCCTGGATCAGCGGGTTCGCGTACGCCAGCTCCAGGAAGTTGTCCTTGCCGAGGAACGGCGCGACGTAGTTGTCCGGGTCCGGGAAGTCGGGGAACCAGCCCATCCCGTACACCTGGTACTGGTGCTTGCGCCCGGCGTCGGTGTACGTGTGCCAGTCGGCCACCGGCTGCAGCTTGATCTTGAACAGCCCGCTGGCGTCCAGCTGCTTCTTGAGCAGCTCGAACTCCTGCTTGGTCGCCTCGCCGTAGTGCTCGGTCGTGTACGAGAGCGTCAGCTCGACCGGCGTGGTGATGTTGGCTTCCTTCAGCGTCTTACGTGCCTTCGGCACGCTCGGCTCGCCGTAGGAGTTGTAGAACGAGGTGGCGTGCGCGGTGATGCCGGCCGGGACCATCGAGTAGAGCGGCTCGGTGGTGCGCTTGTAGACGTCGCGCGTGATGGCCTGCCGGTCCACTATCTGGGCGAAGGCCTCGCGGACCGCCTTCTGCTTCACGACCGGGTCGGCCGTGTTGAAGACCAGGTAGCGGATCTCGGTGCCGGCCGTCTCGGTCAGCTTGACGTTGCTGTCGGTGCTGATGTTGAGGCTGTTGAGCTGGTCGGGCGTCATCGTCCGGTTCATGACGTCGATGTCACCGGCCTTGAGCGCCTTCTCCATGTCCGTGGAGTTCTTGAAGAACTTGAGCTCGATCTTGCTGTTGTTCAGCTTGATCGTGCCCTTGTAGTGCGGGTTCTTCGTGAAGACGGCCGAGTCGCCCTCCTTGAAGGAGTCCAGCTGGTACGGGCCCGAGCCCACGATGTCGAAGCCGGCGTGCTGCTTCTTCGGGTCGTACACCTCGCTGTCCACGATGGCCGCGGCGGGCGTGGCCAGCTTGTACGGGAAGGTGGCGTCGGGGTCCTTGAGATGGAAGACGACCGTGGCGTCGTCCGGCGTCTCGACCTTGTCCACGTTGGTCAGAAGGCTGTACGGGCCGTTCTCGTCCTTGATCGCGAGCATGCGGTCGATGGAGAACTTCACGTCCTTGGACGTGAGCGCGTGCCCGTTGGAGAACTCCAGACCGTCCCGCAGCGTGCAGCGGTACTGCTCGCCGAGCCCGTCGGCGAAGTGGCACTCCTTGGCGGCCTCGGGCTCCGGGTCGGTACCGCTGCGGGGGTAGCGCAGCAGGGTCTGGAACGTGTTGTAGAAGACGTTCCAGGACTGGATGTCGTAGCCCGTGACGGGGTCGAGCGGAGCCGGCGCCTGCGGCGTGATGTGGAACTCGTCGGTGGTGCCGAAGACGATCGCCTTGCCGTCGTCCCCGCTGCCACTGCCGGATCCACAAGCGGCGAGTACGGGCGTCATCAGACCCACGACCATCGGCAGCGCGAGCAGCTTGCGATTCATCCTCGACGTTCTCCCTTGTATGTGCTGATCAACTCGTCACGCCCCGCCCGAGCTCCCAGAACTGGGTGGTGGTGGAGGAGTTGAGCGCCCATTCCACACCGGTGATGTCACTGCGGGCAGCGATGTACTGCTTGCCCTGCCACAGCGGCAGCATCGGCACGTCCTGGGCGATGATCTTCTGAGCGGTCTCGAAATCACTGATGGTGGCGCTGCGCTGGGACTGCTGGCGGGTCTGCGGGATCACCTGGCGCTGGATGACATCGCTCTGGTAGGGCAGCTTCAGGAAGTTGCCCTTGTCGAAGAACGGCGCGATGTAGTTGTCCGGGTCCGGGAAGTCGGGCAGCCAGCTCAGAGCGTAAGCGGCGTACCTGTGCTTCTTCACCTCGGTGAGGAAGACGTTCCATTCCTCGCTCTTGAGCGTGACGTCGAACAGGCCGCTCGCGTCGAGCTGAGCCTTGATCGCCTCGGCCTCCTCCTTGTTGCTGGAGCCGGCGAGGTCCTTGCGGTACCAGTAGTCGAACGCGACCTTGTGGTCGATCCCGGCCGCGTGCAGCAGGGCCTTGGCCTTGCCGGCGTCCGGGTCGCCGTAGGTCTTGAAGAACGAGTTGGCGTGGCCGGTGATGCCCACCGGGACGGGCGAGTACAGCGGATCGGCGGTCCGCTGGAAGACATCACGGGTCAGTGCCTGGCGGTCCAGGATCTGGGCGACGGCCTGGCGGACGGCCTTGGGCCGCACCGCCGGGTCCGTGGTGTCGAAGAACAGGTAGCGGGCCTCGGTGCCGGCCGCTTCGGTGAGCTTGACGTCCTCGCCGTCGCCGGCTTTGAGCAGCCGGTTGATCTGGTCGGGCCGCATGGTGCGGGTGGCGACGTCGACCGTGCCCTTCTTGAGCTCGGCCTCCATCGTGTCCGCGGACGTGAACATCCGCAGCTCCACCTTGCTGTTGTTCAGCTTCAGCGTGCCCTGGTAGTTCGCGTTTTTGGAGAAGACGGCCTTGTCGTCCTGCTTGAAGTCGTCCAGCGTGTAAGGACCGGAGCCGACGATCTTGAAGCCGTCGTACGGCTTGTCCGCGGGATAGACCTGGCTGTCCAGGATCGCGGCGGCGGGCGTGGCCAGTTTGAGCGGGAAGGTGGAGTCCGGCGCCTTGAGACGGAAGACCACCGTGTCCTCGTCGCGCACCTGCACGGTCGCGACGCCGGAGATCAGCGACGCGGGACCGTTGTCGCTGTTGATCTTCAGCATGCGGTCGACCGAGAACTTGACGTCCTCGGCCGTCAGCGCGTGACCGTTGGAGAAAGTGAGCCCCTTGCGGAGCGTGCACTCGTACACCTGCCCCACCAGGTCGGTGAAACGGCACTTCTCCGCGGCGTCGGGCTCCGGGTTGGTACCGCTGCGCGGGTAGCGCAGCAGCATCTGGAAGGTGTTGTAGAAGACGTTCCAGGTGGCGCTGTCGTACGACGTCGCCGGATCCAAGGGTGACGGGTTCTCCTTGGTCAGCTTGATGCTGTCCGTGGTCCCGACGACGATGGGTCTACCGCTTTTGTCACCGCCACTGCCCGATCCGCCGCAACCGGCGAGGGCGGGTGCGACGACGCCGAGAAGCATCGCCGGCACCAGTAGCTTACGGTTCATCCTCGTCGTTCTCCCTTTGGTCTTTCCGTGCTCAGTCGATCCTTAGCCGTTCCCGGGCGGGCGACGCGACACCTGCGCCGCCCGCCACCGTGTAGGTGATGATGCGGTTATCCGCCGGAGCCGGGGTACAGGTGGCAGGCCACTTGGACGCCCGTTTCCGGCAGCAGGTTGAGCCGCGGGTCCTGTGATGGCGAGAACTCCACCACGGCCCGGCCGCCTTCGGCGTGCATGGTGATCACGCCCCGCCAGAAGGGCTCGCGCGGCTCGGCCGCCGAAGCCTCCTCACGGAGTCGGCGGAGGTATTCCAGCACATCTTCCGCGCTGTGCCCCCTGCCGGGGGTGACTGCGGCGGAAGTGACCCCGGATTCGGAGAGCGCGTCAAGATCGCCGAAGAGCGCCCTTTCCTTGCCCGCCTCGGCCGGCGGCAGTTCCAGCCAACGGCGTTCCAGCAGGCCACGCAGGTCGCGGGCCTCCCAGCCGCAGCCGGCCAGCGCGACCGGGCAGCGGGGGTGGAAGGAACAACCGAGCGGCGGCTTGGCCGCATCCGGAATCTCACCGCGCAGCAGCTCGCGCTCGACGGCGAGCGTCGGGTCGGGCTCGGGGATCGCCGCCAGCAGCGCCTTCGTGTACGGGTGCTTGGGGTCGGCGAAGACCTCCGCGGTGGGCCCGTACTCGACGATCCGGCCGAGGTACATGATCGCGATGGTGTCGCAGAAGAACTTCGCGCTGGCCAGATCGTGCGTCACATAGACGTACGTCAGGTCCAGGTCCCGCTTGAGGTCCAGCATCAGCTGCAGGATCTTGGCGCGGACACTCATGTCGAGCATGGAGATCGGCTCGTCGGCGACGAGGAGCTCCGGCTCGGCGATGATCGCGCGGGCCAGCACGGCCCGCTGCTTCTGCCCGCCGGACAGGTCGCCGGGGAACTTCGTCAGGTACCGCTCGGGAGGGGTCAGGCCGACCCGCTCCAGGGCGTCGGTGACCTTGGCGTCGTACTCGGCGTCGCTGCTCACCAGGTTGTGGATGCGCAGCGGGTGGCCGACGGCGGTGCGGATGTCCATCGCCGGGTTGAGCGAGGCGTGCGGGTCCTGGAAGACCATCTGCAGCTTGCGGCGCAGCGGCCGCATCTTGCGCTCGCCGAACTCGGTGATGTCCTCGCCCCGGTAGCGGATGGTGCCGCCGGTGGCCCGGTTCATGCCCAGCAGGGTCCGGCCGAGGGTGGTCTTGCCCGAGCCGGACTCACCGACCAGGCCGAGCACCTCGCCCTTGCGCAGCTTCAGGTTCACCCCGTCGACGGCCTTGACCGCGCCCGCC from the Streptomyces sp. RKAG293 genome contains:
- a CDS encoding site-2 protease family protein, with protein sequence MSESGQPPSQGTQAQPGNGPKKGPREAGGGILMGRIFGVPVYVAPSWFLVAALITWVFGGQLDKVLPELGNIRYLVSLFFAVAFYASVLIHELAHTVAALRFDLPVRRIQLQFFGGVSEIEKESETPGREFVLAFVGPLLSLVLAGVFYGGMKVVEPGTVPGVLLAGLMISNLIVAVFNLLPGLPLDGGRMLRAVVWKITGKPMSGTVAAAWTGRALAIAVLGLPLLTYNDTADSSGFDSLTDALLAAILAAIIWTGAGNSLRMARLRERLPDLRARTLTRRAVPVSSDTPLSEALRRANEAGARALVVVDGQGDPTAVVREAAIVGIPEHRRPWVAVSGLAQDLKPGMRVSTELAGEDLLDTLRATPSTEYLVVEPTGEIYGVLSTADVEKAFLAAMARPQV
- a CDS encoding PD-(D/E)XK nuclease family protein codes for the protein MGTSTSDIPPRPPSSLSPSRASDFMRCPLLYRLRVIDKLPEKPSEAATRGTVVHAVLERLFDSPAVERTADRARSMVPGEWEKLLAARPELAQLFEVADGPGLTRWLESAEQLVDRWFTLEDPTRLEPAERELYVETVLDSGLTLRGYVDRLDVAPSGDLRVVDYKTGKAPRPEYAGEALFQMKFYALVLWRLRGVVPRRLQLVYLGSGDVIMYDPSEADLLSVERKLLALWDAIRAATATGEWLPRRTKLCGWCDHQTVCPEFGGTPPPYPLPLPGPAPSGDDVI
- a CDS encoding response regulator transcription factor, coding for MAIRVLLVDDQPLLRTGFRMILEAEPDLAVIGEAGDGQQALDQVRALQPDVVLMDIRMPRMDGVEATRQITGPGRDGPAKVLVLTTFDLDEYVVEALRAGASGFLLKDAPAAELVQAIRVVAAGEAMLAPSITRRLLDKYAGRLPSGEESVPQPLHTLTEREVEVLKLVARGLSNAEIAAELFVSETTVKTHVGHVLTKLGLRDRVQAAVYAYESGLVRPGAG
- a CDS encoding GNAT family N-acetyltransferase, giving the protein MQTTLHGASVTLRPATAADIPALTAIRSTPEVYERWHGDRDDMAASIAEDFAEPDTEVFVIEHEGRVAGAIQWGAEEEPDYRHANIDIYLDPARHGRGLGTDAVRTLTLHLITAHGHHRLIIDPAADNTAAIRCYTKVGFRPVGIMRDYERGLDGTWHDGLMMDLLARDLPVEDRTWRGPSDPGRSVTPPA
- a CDS encoding sigma-70 family RNA polymerase sigma factor; translation: MSDLAAMDGVASELQLERHRVELTGYCYRMLGSAFESEDAVQETLVRAWRGFDRFEGRASLRSWLYRIATNVCLDMLKARERRARPMDLASPVSSSSPLTPALPEATWIEPMPDGRMLPSGGDPAEVAAQRDSVRLAFVAALQHLAPRQRAVLILREVLAWKASEVAELLDTTVASVNSALQRARSALAASDVTTSDPARPMDATQRALLARYVDAFERYDLDSLTSLLREDATLSMPPYELWFRGPADIRGWMLGTGIGCAGSRLLPVTANGSPAFGQYRPASDGGHEPWALQVIEISGDRITGINSFLDTAHLFPLFGLPPRLEP
- a CDS encoding STAS domain-containing protein, which produces MSAADEVREGTERQPEQGPDAVVWVLAGPLTRAGIPELCACLRDRLHGAEPGWVTCDVAALTDPDAVTVETLARLQLTARRLGSRIRLRNADGRLCGLLALAGLRDVLPLEPAGAADSTGRGLRLQPWGQAEQRKQVRRVEERVDPGDPVP
- a CDS encoding MerR family transcriptional regulator, with translation MLLTIGEFGHASGLSPKALRLYDELGLLPPARVDPLTGYRFYDPAQLERAGLVAWLRRLGMPLARIRVVCDLAPAAAAGAVAAFWAQVESDTDARRDLATFLVDHLSRKDTVMERTGAALAIRYAALTDTGLIRESNQDAAYADARLLAVADGFGAGGAPASAAAIEALKRLDLADGTRTGTTGPGIPAGGLLNALENAVQEANEAVRGLAGTDGAPQGPGTTLTAMLWTGSQLALVHIGDSRAYLLRGGELFQITHDHTLVQSMVDDGRISPGEAASHPQRTLLLRALDGGDASAADLRLHDALPGDRYLLCSDGLTAVVPGQDIHQVLATVTDPEEAVRELIGLANAGGGPDNVSCAVADVVEAAAGAGAGPAR
- a CDS encoding ABC transporter substrate-binding protein; this encodes MNRKLLALPMVVGLMTPVLAACGSGSGSGDDGKAIVFGTTDEFHITPQAPAPLDPVTGYDIQSWNVFYNTFQTLLRYPRSGTDPEPEAAKECHFADGLGEQYRCTLRDGLEFSNGHALTSKDVKFSIDRMLAIKDENGPYSLLTNVDKVETPDDATVVFHLKDPDATFPYKLATPAAAIVDSEVYDPKKQHAGFDIVGSGPYQLDSFKEGDSAVFTKNPHYKGTIKLNNSKIELKFFKNSTDMEKALKAGDIDVMNRTMTPDQLNSLNISTDSNVKLTETAGTEIRYLVFNTADPVVKQKAVREAFAQIVDRQAITRDVYKRTTEPLYSMVPAGITAHATSFYNSYGEPSVPKARKTLKEANITTPVELTLSYTTEHYGEATKQEFELLKKQLDASGLFKIKLQPVADWHTYTDAGRKHQYQVYGMGWFPDFPDPDNYVAPFLGKDNFLELAYANPLIQGQLINSTRQKTQRSATFPDFTQMQNIIASDVPMLPLWQGKQYLAARSDITGTEWTLNASSTTQFWELGRGVTG
- a CDS encoding ABC transporter substrate-binding protein, coding for MNRKLLVPAMLLGVVAPALAGCGGSGSGGDKSGRPIVVGTTDSIKLTKENPSPLDPATSYDSATWNVFYNTFQMLLRYPRSGTNPEPDAAEKCRFTDLVGQVYECTLRKGLTFSNGHALTAEDVKFSVDRMLKINSDNGPASLISGVATVQVRDEDTVVFRLKAPDSTFPLKLATPAAAILDSQVYPADKPYDGFKIVGSGPYTLDDFKQDDKAVFSKNANYQGTLKLNNSKVELRMFTSADTMEAELKKGTVDVATRTMRPDQINRLLKAGDGEDVKLTEAAGTEARYLFFDTTDPAVRPKAVRQAVAQILDRQALTRDVFQRTADPLYSPVPVGITGHANSFFKTYGDPDAGKAKALLHAAGIDHKVAFDYWYRKDLAGSSNKEEAEAIKAQLDASGLFDVTLKSEEWNVFLTEVKKHRYAAYALSWLPDFPDPDNYIAPFFDKGNFLKLPYQSDVIQRQVIPQTRQQSQRSATISDFETAQKIIAQDVPMLPLWQGKQYIAARSDITGVEWALNSSTTTQFWELGRGVTS
- a CDS encoding ABC transporter ATP-binding protein, encoding MLTKPDTEASGVVALDDRETLVEMEDLEVHFGMRGNVFGRLAGKAAGAVKAVDGVNLKLRKGEVLGLVGESGSGKTTLGRTLLGMNRATGGTIRYRGEDITEFGERKMRPLRRKLQMVFQDPHASLNPAMDIRTAVGHPLRIHNLVSSDAEYDAKVTDALERVGLTPPERYLTKFPGDLSGGQKQRAVLARAIIAEPELLVADEPISMLDMSVRAKILQLMLDLKRDLDLTYVYVTHDLASAKFFCDTIAIMYLGRIVEYGPTAEVFADPKHPYTKALLAAIPEPDPTLAVERELLRGEIPDAAKPPLGCSFHPRCPVALAGCGWEARDLRGLLERRWLELPPAEAGKERALFGDLDALSESGVTSAAVTPGRGHSAEDVLEYLRRLREEASAAEPREPFWRGVITMHAEGGRAVVEFSPSQDPRLNLLPETGVQVACHLYPGSGG